The DNA segment aaaaataaacaaacaagccAAAAGGGAGTACACACAATGCGCTGCGGAAGAGTGTCTTCTAAGGGTACGACCTTGGATTCTTTCGGAATGTGTTCAATATTTACAAAAGTGTGTAACTGCACATGGACTGCAAATTTAAACAGATCAATAATGAACCTTCATTAATGTCGTAAATGGTTTTAATGATTGCTAAACCTAAAAATCCTAAAGTGAAGGTAGATCAGGTCAGAATTTAACTGAGACGCACTATAGCCCAAGTTAATGTGTGTCAATTAATTACATTGAGTATGAATAACAAGAGGCGGACAACGTAGTAGTATGCGTTCattataaagaaaaataaataaataaataaataaacaaaaaatgttaaatttccatcaaattgctaaacaaaaaaaaatccaccatCTCCGGGATTTTTCCATGGGTTTCTGCGTACCGTTGCAATCTGTCATTTTGTGATAAATTCATTGCAAGAGACTGGTTAATTAGTAAGTTGGAATGCTGCGATCGCTGTTAGTTTCAATGTTGGCATGGCAATGGTCTCCCGCAATAGTGTCCTTATCCTGCGACCGTACGCGTGATCCTCACCCAACGGCGCTGGATGGATCACATTTCACGGCGGGTTGCGACGGCGATGATGACTGTCCAGCAACTACGAACTGACTCTCGCCACAGCCAGCAGCGGCGGCACCGTCTCTTTCATCGTTCAATCATCTGTCAGCTGAGCGACAAACGGCGCAACAGAAATGAGGCAAAACTGGAACGATAAACGGTCCTTGTTCGAGCGCTGCGATGAAGCAGGCTGTGCGTACACACGTTCGGCAGGTCTTATGAAGGCGCTCGTATGTGAGTGCTAGCCTCCACTGTCGATGGAGCAAAGAACAAGACAACAGTCTCCCATCGTTAGTTATGCTGTCATATTTCTTTTGCTGCAATTCACTCACTCCGTTCGATTGAACGTCGAGCCAGCGCTTTACGCCACCAACGTAGGATATTTGATATCGCTTCCACCAATCCGCCGTCATCGCCGGTCGCTGTCACCTGCGGAGGTTGCGATCAGCCGATCGCAaatatgggttttttttagttcctagtcaaatcaatcaaatcgTAGGTACAATTTTAGTGCTTTCAGTTTATTACTATGCCATCATGCGTTTCGTTGAGCAATTTTACACCATTTTGCATGCACTCCTATGTACAATTCACTTCAATTTATGTGCATTCAATAAACGATCTATTTCTTTGTCTAgcttatttgtttaattaaatttatcatCCATTTTTTACTGCGGATACGATGTTTGGGTaattaacaaaaaagcaaataaataaatttaacaaaacCATACCATTCGTTTTCTTTGCCATCACAGCTCCTTTCATTTCATGGATAACAATATTTCTTAGGACAAATAAATTAGTCAACACTTTAACACAGTGAACGTACAAGGAACATAAAGCAAATAattggaaaattgaagtaaattAATCATTAAATTATCACTGGTAGTTGGCTAAAACTGATTCGCAACCCGTTTTGCTGTAGTTAAGTGTAggtatgtttgattttttttagtttaaaaaaagtaatttaagGTGCGTTTTTCTAGTATTGTAGGATCACACAAATAATAGGTGCTGCAAAAGTGGTATAAATTTTTTACAAATCCACATAAATTTAACACACCACTTTGATGTGTTTTCCAAATTTATAATGATTATCCATAacttgtttgtatttttctctgtttgttattttatgtttCGAGTTTTCCACTATCACTTTATGCGTACGGTGCTTTTTGATACGATGCGTACTTGGCATTACTACACTGCTACTACTTAATCTATCTTTCAATTCGGTTGAAAGGTAGAAAAATAGCCCTTCTACTACTCAAACGGTCTTAATGGTATGTTCGATACCGGCAGCGGTAAAGCTAATTATGAACGAAATCGTGAAATAGATTCATCATCTATGTGTGAAGGAATGTTACGAATATACATTTTAACGTAATTAGTTTACATCCAATTATATCGATCGATCACGTCAACGATCTTCAGTGTAAACAGTGCTAGCAATTGTTTAACGCGAGCAAATGTGCAACCAGACGAAACTATCACGAAAAACAAGCTCAAGAGGATGGAGGTAATACTTTTGTTGAGCATCTCTAAACATTAGTTATCGATTGAATTACGAAATCTAAGTACATTTCATTTTACAAGACTAGAAAAAGAGTGTAAAAGAACTGCCGAATTACAAATTTGCTCTTTCAATTCATTTTACACAGAAGTATTTTAATGTCTGGTGTGATTGGTGGTGtcattattttgtgtttgtgttatcTTTTTTCCACCCAACTCGTCTACCTAAGTGTAACAGATTATGGTTACACGACCCCCAGTACACCTATACTCATCTACTCCCATAACGACCGTTCGTGGCATCCTTCAGTTCGTCCATCAGAGACAGCGGAAATCGCTGTggatgttgctgttgatggtgTAGTGGTTGCTGCTGTGGTTGAGGATAATTAGCGATTTGTAAAACGGAATTGAGATTGTCCATTTCCAGCTTCAGCGATGAAACGCATTCGTGGAGCGGCTGAAGTGAATATCTTGTCCGAGAGCTTTCCTCCACGAGTGCACGAAGCTGATCGATGTCCAAGCTAGTGACGGACAATGATAGAGACTGCATTTCTGGGCTCAGTACGGTCGCTGAAAGATGTCCGCTTCCTTCAGCAGAGCTATCTCGAGGTTGGAAGTTCTGTAGGCCATATAGGGTTGAGTAGAGAGAACACTATTTTCAAAAAGTGTCATAATGTATGTGAAGTGGAACATATGTGACATATGATTAAATGTATGGTCTATAAATAtgtcggattttttttttgtattttcttaattttttgaTGATCAAATTCGATTATGCAAATTGAAACTTACTTAATGCACACAACGtttaagatttaaaaaaaaaaaaacatatgtttAAATCGTGTAATGAATCTTACGAAATCGTTTAAAGCaaatgtaataaataataGAAAGAACCCTCAACTCACCTGTAAACTGTTCCCAACCGCGTTTACCATATTCTGCCGCAATTCGCGTACTTCTTCCTCTAGTTCGTATTTCTCCTGCTTTTCCAACAGAATTGCATCTTGTAGCGATTGCAGATCGCTAAAGAACgtttcttttgctgctgcaatcAAAGCGTCGGATTGTTCGTATAGCTTCAACCGTTCGTGTGCTGTTTCAAGACGAATTTCTTGCACCCGAACCAATCGTTCCAAGTCGTGCAGTTTTTCAGTGAGATTCTTTTCCTGCAATCCAGCCACCGACGCATTCTGTTCCAGTGAACTGTTCTCCTGCGTTATTCGAACCAGCGTGTGTTGCGATTCTTCTAATTGCCGTACTTTTTCAGCCAATTCGTCGCGTACATCTTCCGTCTCGGCCGTTTGCATTTCTGTCGCCCGCTTCCAGTCGCCGATCGAGCTTTCCAGTTGCTTCACCTTTTCCGCCTCTCGCTCGAGCTGATCGTGCAAACGATCATTCTCTTTGCGCACTTTTTTCAATTCGTGAAGCTCCTTGAACGCTCGTTTCAATGAGCCCCAAACGTCGCGGTCCGTTGTCAGCAGACAGTTGTTCTCCAGCAGATTGATCAATCGATCCTTTTCCGATCGTAATGTGGCTGCTTCCTGCTTGAATGTTTCTAAATCCGCTTCCATCAGTAGGCAACGTTCCCGTGCCGATGACATCTCGCAACGAAGCGTGGCACACTTTTCGTGTTCCCTTAGCAGCTCCTCCACACGCTGCTCGGCCTGTTTTCGCTCTCGAGCATGTTCCTTTGACTTTTTCAACAGTGTCCTGTTGTTTAGCTCGTAACGCTTCAGACGACGACGATTTTCATTCTCAATCGCTTTCAGCATGATGCGTAAGTTACGGATTTCAACATCTTCTTCCTCGTTTGTTAGTCCAGCGTCGGCTACGCTTTCCCAGCATCTTGAGCCATGGCGTGAGCATAACGATTGGTGTCCTTTTTCATTTGTTGCCTTACCCTTTCCTGTGGGTTGCCTGAAAAGCTTCTGCTCCAGTTCTTCGACATCTTGCTTTAGCGATCTTATGGTCTCTTCACTTCGTTTGACGATGTTATAGGAAGGCGTTGCTTCGATGTCCTTGCCAATGCTAGCACACTGACCTAATTTTAGCTCCAGATCTAAATTCTTCGACTGTATGCTTCGGAAGTTTTCCAGCAATTGCATTTCATCACGTCTTGGGTTCGCTTTTTCCGTGCACATGGCCAATTCACCTTttaactgctgctgctgctgctgctgctgctgtgcgatAATCAACCGATTACACTGATCCTGCAAATTCCGATTGTGCTGCTGAATTGACTCACATTCCTTCGCACCCGACCGTTGCCAATCGGTGGAGGAGAAGTTTATCGACAAAACTTTCACCTGCGCTTTCAGTTTTTCCACACTGACATCTATCTGTCGTTTGGTGAAGCTTTCGCGCGCCAGTTGCGCAGTAAGCGTTTCGATTTGCGATTTGTCGGATTCTCGTTGCTGCCGCAGGTGCGTCATGTATCTTTCCActtccttttcgtttttggCCATTACATTGAGCTGTAGCTTGTGTTGCTGCAGCGAATCTTGGAGTTGACTAAGCACGGCAAGCAGTTCggagttttgtttgttaagcAGCTCATTCTGTTCCATCAAATCTGCTACGCGATTTGCTGAAGCTTTCTGCTCTTTGGCCAGCTCttctgtgtgttgttttgttacgTTCTCTACCGCTTCTTTGGCACGATCAACATAGGCACTGGCTAGACTACGATGCAGCGCACAATTCTCTTCATTCAATCGCAATTCTTCCTTCTGTGTTTCTTCAATAAGTGCTGTCTTTTCTTCGCGCTCTTTGTACAGTAGTGCTTCTAAGCACGAGTATGATTCCTTTAATTTGGCATTTTCATTTTGGCACCGGTGCAGCTCATCTCTATACCATTGTTCCGTCGCTTTCACGCCACAGATCTCATTTTTACCCTCCAATAGCTGATGCTCCAGGGATTTTAGTTTTATAGCCAAATTCTCCTTCTCCACATGTTGTTCTACGATCTTTTGCTTCAAACATTCATTGGCCTTTTCTTTGCAGCTCAAATCCAATCGTAAGCCATCCAGCTCGGAACGGATACGCAACAGATCACGCCCATGCTGATCCAACGGTTGTGCCTTTAACCGAGCCAGCTCCTTCCGCACATCTTCCAGCTCCTGTTCGAGCTCATTTTTTTCATCCAACAATTTGTCAATTTTCTTACTCAACCCCAGTTCGATTTCATTGCGTATTTCGTtccacttgtacttgtacgtGAGCAGTTCCGTTTTCGTCTGGTACAGCTCGGTGTTCAGCTGCACGAAGCGATGATGCATTTCGGCGCCCGTGCCCACCGTAGCGAACGGGACCTTCTCCTTGCAGCCCGATTCGGACAGTGAAAAGTTGCCCGAATCATAGTTGGTTGCACTTTCGTCCATCTCGCCGAACAATCCGCTGACGCGCGTCGGTTGTTGCAGTGGCGTTGACGGTTGACTGCCAGCGTCCGTTTGCAGTTCGGAGTTGTAAGAAAGCTGGGAGGAGGACGGCGATGGATACAGCAGCAGTTGGTGCCACGTTTGACCGGATCGGGTTTCGTTTGGGTCACCCATTTCGCAGTCTGGCAGCATCCGTTTTTTGATATCGCTTTCATTGCTAGCTGGTGGAGTGGTCATGCTAACCAGCGCTGCTAAAATGAGAGcaaacaacactcacacaacacGGACAGCGGGGGGAGCGAATCCAACATTAAATTGATTacaatttcattgtttttttctagCTTTACACTGTATTTGGCCACTGGAATACGCTTTTATTTGGTAAAAAGTAAAGGATGAAAAAATGACGTTGCAAGCAAATGCTCAATGTAAACACTGCGCAGCTGACAAGCCAAGAGAAAACTGAAAGATTGCACAGTGGGAAATGACTACAGTAACGCCCAGGACAACACtgtccaaaaacaaaattttaggCATTGGTTCGGCGTACTTAAAACAAATTGCCTGTATGCTTaactttcaatttcaattaatgATTAAATGAaccaattttgttttgtagccttttaagcaataaaacataattgtCTGGGAGAAACGTACATTTCGTTTTAATTACATTGCAGTCAAATGTCCACGCGCACGCCATTGTGGTTTGTTATTCCTGAACAGCACATCAACCACGAGGTCCGAAAGCGATCACACAGTGAGGCGGTGCATCTTTTTCAGTTGGATATCGTCACAGTACACATTTTGTGCGTAAAAATGTTCTACTAACAACAAGTGTGATGATGAGTCGTTCGCTCGCAAGCTAATAACATTCCAGTGGTGAAATCTGGTTCTAAAAATTGCAAAAGTGTACCAGCGTGCGTGAAATTACCACACATGACGGTGAATAAAactgctgtttgtttacaaaacattGATCCTATGATCGAAAGCTTCATACATGATATGGGAtaaggtggtggtgatggttggttggtggtacGGTAGCCGAAGGAAACGAAACGTTCCTTTCGGGCGTAAATAACAAGTAGCATGGAATGTCTCGCAACAATTACAAAGCTATCATCGTTTGCTTCCCTATTGTTTGCTGACATATTCACTCCCATTCCCCGTTCCTCGTGCGTGCAGCTGATGCAGCTTATTTAACGACGCACCAACGATCGTCTCAGCTTTCATACGACCATACGCCCTCGTTCACTCTCCATTCGGCTCTCGTACTCTCGTCAGTTGAgtcgtgtgcgtgcgtgcgtgcatcattgttgttgctgtttttcgcAATGGAAAATGTGCTTGAAAAGTAGTGTTGCAGCAGATATGAGGCTATGAGGTATCAGTGTAGATGTGTGGCTTGAATTTGCCTTCTCGTGATTCTGTGCTTCACGTTGGTGTACTGCACTTTTTCGCAagccaaaaaagaaactgCAGTGCGCGACGTGACGCGTTCGCGAATTATTTCACTTCGAACAGATCAGGTAGTGATCACCGCGTATTCTCCAAATCCGGTCGACCTACGCTTAACCACGGTTGTGGCGAGGGACGGATAGTGGAAGTTTCTAGTGCATTGTGCTCATTACCATTAGTGTCACAGTGCCACCGCCTGCTGCTCTCTTATCCATCTGGCTTGATCTCGTTGGAAACCAATTGGGTGGGAAAGCTCGGCAACTGGATCGCGAGTGTAGACGAACATTTCAGTTGTCCGTTCTTCGGTAGTTGTAACAGCCATTCGGCCAGTTAGTGCGGTGTTGCTAGAGTGTGTAGAGCTGGCGAGCATGGCCTCACTATCATTGCCGCGTGTACTGCAGCACCGGAAGTCTCCCGTTGAGATCGAGCGTGAAAATCTCGTTAAAAATTTGGTACGATTCCGTTCTGCTGCatgtctctgtctctctgaatgtgctgtatgtatgtatgtatgtatatatgtatgtatgaaTGAATCTGCGTGATGTGAAAGATCGTCGTTGGGAGTGATATCTTCATATATATTATTACAATTGCAATTCCCCTGGATTTATGATGCTTTCATTTCTTCCTGCTCGCTGCATCGCTTGCACATCTTTACTGTAAAGCCATAAAGCACCAACCACAACAATAATGAACCATGTGGGTAACACCTGCCCCTTATGAGTCACTCTCATTCATGGATACATGCAttatgtaaaaataataataataatagtttgTCGCCTGCAGCAGAGTACACTAACACCACGCACCGACTCCTACCACACAATTCAGTGTCAGCGG comes from the Anopheles coluzzii chromosome 2, AcolN3, whole genome shotgun sequence genome and includes:
- the LOC120950089 gene encoding hyaluronan mediated motility receptor-like; the protein is MTTPPASNESDIKKRMLPDCEMGDPNETRSGQTWHQLLLYPSPSSSQLSYNSELQTDAGSQPSTPLQQPTRVSGLFGEMDESATNYDSGNFSLSESGCKEKVPFATVGTGAEMHHRFVQLNTELYQTKTELLTYKYKWNEIRNEIELGLSKKIDKLLDEKNELEQELEDVRKELARLKAQPLDQHGRDLLRIRSELDGLRLDLSCKEKANECLKQKIVEQHVEKENLAIKLKSLEHQLLEGKNEICGVKATEQWYRDELHRCQNENAKLKESYSCLEALLYKEREEKTALIEETQKEELRLNEENCALHRSLASAYVDRAKEAVENVTKQHTEELAKEQKASANRVADLMEQNELLNKQNSELLAVLSQLQDSLQQHKLQLNVMAKNEKEVERYMTHLRQQRESDKSQIETLTAQLARESFTKRQIDVSVEKLKAQVKVLSINFSSTDWQRSGAKECESIQQHNRNLQDQCNRLIIAQQQQQQQQQLKGELAMCTEKANPRRDEMQLLENFRSIQSKNLDLELKLGQCASIGKDIEATPSYNIVKRSEETIRSLKQDVEELEQKLFRQPTGKGKATNEKGHQSLCSRHGSRCWESVADAGLTNEEEDVEIRNLRIMLKAIENENRRRLKRYELNNRTLLKKSKEHARERKQAEQRVEELLREHEKCATLRCEMSSARERCLLMEADLETFKQEAATLRSEKDRLINLLENNCLLTTDRDVWGSLKRAFKELHELKKVRKENDRLHDQLEREAEKVKQLESSIGDWKRATEMQTAETEDVRDELAEKVRQLEESQHTLVRITQENSSLEQNASVAGLQEKNLTEKLHDLERLVRVQEIRLETAHERLKLYEQSDALIAAAKETFFSDLQSLQDAILLEKQEKYELEEEVRELRQNMVNAVGNSLQNFQPRDSSAEGSGHLSATVLSPEMQSLSLSVTSLDIDQLRALVEESSRTRYSLQPLHECVSSLKLEMDNLNSVLQIANYPQPQQQPLHHQQQHPQRFPLSLMDELKDATNGRYGSR